The following is a genomic window from Adhaeribacter radiodurans.
TTTACCCGACATAGAAGCCGAGCCTACCCAGATACGACAACTCTTCCAGAATTTAATTAGCAATGCAATCAAGTTCCGGAAAGAAAACGAGCAGCCCATCATTAACATATATGCCCGGCAACTGCAACGCCAGGCGCACCTCACCGCAACGCCCGGCGATCAACAAGTGGAAATATCGATAGAAGATAATGGCATTGGATTCGACGAAAAATACCTGGACCGGATATTTAATATTTTTCAACGGCTGGAAGGGCATAAATACGAAGGCTCGGGCATTGGGCTGGCCATCTGCCGGAAAATAGCCATCCGGCACGGTGGCGATATTACTGCCCAAAGCCAGGTGGGTGTAGGAACCCGTTTTATCATTACCTTAGCTACTAAACAACCTCAGCAATAAATATACGCGCATGAGCGACAATAAAAGAAGCATAGTTATTTTAATTGCCGACGATGATGCCGAAGACCGGATGCTACTAAAAGAAGCAATGGAGGAAAACCGGTTAAAAAACACCATTCAGTTCGTAGAAAACGGCGAAGAATTAATGGACTACCTGCGTAACAAAGGAAAATATGCCGACAAAGAAAAATACTCTTGTCCGGGGCTGATTCTGCTGGATTTAAATATGCCGAAAAAAGACGGCCGGGAAGCCCTGAAGGAAATTAAAGAAGATGCCCACCTGCGCCTGATTCCGGTAGTAGTTTTAACCACTTCCAAAGCCGAAGAAGATATTCTGAATACCTACGATTTAGGCGTAAGCTCCTTTATTACCAAGCCCGTAACTTTTAGCTCCTTGGTAGATACCATGAAAAAGCTCACGGAATATTGGTTTGATATTGTAGAGTTACCGAAGGTAAAATAGACTAGGCGGTCCATAGCTTGCAGTCCGCAAACCATAACAAAGAAATAGGTTAATCTGCT
Proteins encoded in this region:
- a CDS encoding response regulator, with product MSDNKRSIVILIADDDAEDRMLLKEAMEENRLKNTIQFVENGEELMDYLRNKGKYADKEKYSCPGLILLDLNMPKKDGREALKEIKEDAHLRLIPVVVLTTSKAEEDILNTYDLGVSSFITKPVTFSSLVDTMKKLTEYWFDIVELPKVK